From Theileria orientalis strain Shintoku DNA, chromosome 4, complete genome, the proteins below share one genomic window:
- a CDS encoding uncharacterized protein (phosphatidylinositol 3- and 4-kinase, catalytic domain containing protein), with protein sequence MSSGGIRISQQNYYSTHNALFASLDDQSVRFVLHEMDGSRHGALRHFFIYTLSNLVILMIKRLLIKKLSLPATTRVKDLRILYKGQELPNYRTMDCYINNFSTEDKLYWCLKESPSGSGIRPLGMKMGARMENIFNEVALSMKNNYKPRLTMDGTGGTYEMFNKAGKCIAIFKPCDEEAFTPYNPRGYIGNMNQQGFRPGVLSGEGATREVAAYILDVSYDNFSGVPATTMVEIAHQALNNSQSGYNNSINGLNLLNTVNHDLFTFTPSMSLDSTTNSYNNFNSKNKLKWKVGSLQEFIVARGTSGNYNPNLFSVEDVHKIGILDIRVLNLDRNDGNILVVNNPAYFTTLVNGSAGNAENANGSVANNCEEEKGVKSNKENKYKLIPIDHGLILPDVIDICDLDWVWYEWPQSKEPFSEEELAKIFSFNVDKDIERLKKYLHVRDECLRTMKVTTKFLQIAASMKLNLHQIATMIVRHDMDIPSELELIIKKSIEQAYKVTDSTNIISTNRLGNAIDLIENAVIPIINHTHSDCENLTDTEYGNHHNEENERRDLDLSELPSSTFFHYPEHFEPRNNKNEHDHENISANREKYGNEEKTRDERRYKTTVRRRKHNSVSKSTWSLVDSKGHLVQIEWDLMFQNLFFKILEEMFAGNLNRLHPNWQSYPYHGKEHYLYNVNHKNQKTLPFTTLWFND encoded by the exons AGCACGCATAACGCCCTTTTCGCTTCACTCGATGATCAGTCAGTTCGTTTCGTCCTACACGAAATGGACGGCTCGAGACATGGAGCCCTGC gtcatttttttatttacacattgagTAATTTAGTTATTCTA ATGATAAAGAGGCTGCTGATAAAGAAGTTATCACTCCCCGCGACCACGAGAGTGAAGGATTTGAGGATATTGTACAAGGGGCAGGAGCTGCCGAACTATAGAACAATGGACTGCTACATAAACAACTTCAGTACCGAGGATAAGCTATACTGGTGCCTGAAAGAGTCGCCCTCAGGCTCAGGAATACGCCCACTGGGTATGAAGATGGGTGCCAGAAtggaaaatatatttaacgaGGTGGCATTATCAATGAAAAACAACTATAAACCGAGGTTGACAATGGATGGAACAG GCGGTACCTATGAAATGTTCAACAAGGCAGGAAAGTGTATAGCGATCTTTAAGCCGTGCGACGAGGAAGCGTTCACACCGTATAACCCGAGGGGATACATCGGAAACATGAATCAGCAGGGCTTTAGGCCCGGAGTTCTATCCGGAGAAGGAGCGACGAGAGAGGTGGCAGCATACATATTGGATGTCTCATACGATAACTTCTCAGGAGTACCAGCCACCACGATGGTCGAAATAGCACACCAGGCACTTAACAATAGCCAAAGCGGGTACAATAACTCGATTAACGGGTTGAATCTACTAAACACAGTGAACCACGACCTATTCACATTTACCCCGTCAATGAGCTTGGACTCGACAACAAATTCATACAACAATTTCAACT caaaaaataagttaaagTGGAAGGTCGGGAGTCTCCAGGAGTTTATAGTAGCACGAGGAACGAGCGGGAACTATAACCCGAACCTGTTCTCAGTGGAAGACGTGCACAAGATAGGGATACTGGATATCAGAGTGCTCAACCTGGATCGAAACGACGGAAACATACTGGTAGTAAATAACCCAGCATACTTCACAACACTGGTAAACGGAAGTGCAGGTAACGCAGAAAACGCAAACGGAAGCGTTGCAAACAATtgcgaagaagaaaagggGGTGAAAAGTAACAAGGAAAACAAGTATAAGCTGATACCAATAGACCACGGGTTGATACTGCCAGACGTGATAGACATATGTGACCTAGACTGGGTATGGTACGAGTGGCCACAGTCAAAGGAGCCGTTCagcgaggaggagctggcgaAAATATTCTCCTTCAACGTGGACAAGGACATAGAAAGACTGAAGAAGTACCTGCACGTGCGAGACGAGTGTCTGAGAACAATGAAGGTGACCACTAAATTCCTACAAATAGCAGCGTCAATGAAGCTGAACCTGCACCAAATAGCAACAATGATAGTGAGACACGACATGGACATACCGTCAGAACTAGAGTTAATCATAAAAAAGTCAATAGAGCAG GCCTATAAAGTAACAGACAGCACTAATATAATAAGCACAAACAGGCTTGGAAACGCAATCGACTTAATTGAAAATGCAGTTATAccaataataaatcatacGCATTCAGACTGTGAAAACCTAACAGACACTGAGTATGGAAATCATCACAATGAGGAAAATGAAAGGAGAGATTTGGACCTGAGTGAATTACCATCATCAACATTCTTTCACTACCCAGAACATTTTGAACcaagaaataataaaaatgaacacGACCATGAAAACATAAGCGCTAATAGAGAAAAGTACGGAAATGAAGAGAAGACGAGAGATGAAAGAAGATATAAAACGACAGTGAGGAGAAGGAAGCACAACAGTGTGAGTAAGAGCACATGGTCACTGGTGGACTCTAAGGGACACCTGGTTCAAATAGAGTGGGACCTCATGTTCCAAAACCTGTTCTTCAAGATACTGGAGGAGATGTTCGCAGGGAACCTGAACAGGTTGCACCCGAACTGGCAGTCCTACCCGTATCACGGCAAGGAACACTACCTGTACAATGTCAATCATAAGAACCAAAAGACGCTGCCGTTCACAACACTATGGTTCAACGATTAG